ttgggaagttctgaggggaaaagtggggttttgaggagaaaagttgggttttggtgtagttctgaggggaaaagttgggttttggggggttctgaggggaaaagttgggttttgggggagttctgagggggaaagtggggttttgtggagttttgagaggaaaaagtgaggCTTTTGTGGCGTATTGTgcggaaaagtggggtttgggtggagttttgagggaaaaagtggagtttcaagggaaaaaatggCAGTTTTGTGGTGTTCCGAGGGAAAAATGAGAGTTTTCTAGCATACTGAGGGggaaaagcagggttttggtggagttctgaaggaaaaaggagTTTTGGGGGACTTCTGAGggggaaagtggggttttgggggaaaaagtggagtctGTGTGGACTTTGTAGGGttaaagtggggttttgtggagctTGGAGGGGGAAAGCGGGGGTTTTGTGAACATTTTAAGgcaaaaagtggagttttgagggataAAAGTGGGGGGTTGGGGAATTTctgagggggaaagggggatttggggggagttctgaggagaaaagtaGAGTTTGTGTGGAATTTTGAGAATaaaagtggtgttttgagggaaaaagtggggtttgggtggaatttcaagggaaaaggggggaggtggggtgttttgagggaaaaagtggggctttacTGAAGTTCtgggggaaaaggtggggtttcTGTAAAGTTCTGAGGGAAACTGTGGGTTTTGACTGAAGTTTTGAGGGGCAAAACAGGTTTTGAGGGATTCCTGAGGGATGAAAGTGGccttttggtttagttttgaGGGAAAGAAGGATTTTGGTGAAGTTCTGAGGGGGagaagtgggttttggtgcattTTTGAGAGGGAAAAGCGGGGTTTTGTGGAGttgtgagcagctgagggaatggaggtggtcagcctggagaagaggctgaggggtcACTGGTGGCTGTGGCTCCACTTTGGACTCCACGAGCTccaaggtcttctccaaccttAAAGCTTCTCTGGGGGTGTATTTAGAGACACAGAAACATTGTCACTCCTTGTTTGGGGTGAGAAAGCCTTTATTTGGTGCAGCATGGTCGTTCTCCAGCCTCGGGAtcagtttgttttctgcaggGAAAGGGATGGGTGAGGGTTGGGGACACCTGGGGACATGGTGGCACCTCGTGGGGACAGGGACATGGACCTTACCTTGGGATCCGGGGCggggtgcagagctgcaggggggGAAAAGAGGGAGGTGAGGTGGCTGCTGCCATCAGGGACATGAGGGACAAGGGGGGACGTGGGGACACACGAGGGTCATGGAGATAAGCTGTGGGACGTGAGGGTTTGGGGGACAAGAGGGTGGTTGAGGACAAGGGGAGACATGGATGTGGGGACACTTTGGGGACACAACTCACAGGGGGGGTTGAGCCAGCGCCAGAGTCCACAGAGCACAAAGGCCACCAGAAACAGCCCCACCACGTCCTCCATGCCTGGCCCCGCGGCTCCTGTGGGGACAGGGGACACCTGAGCCACGGCCACCCCTCACCACTCACTGTCCTGCTGGTCCCagtgtccccagccctgctcctgatGTGCCCCTGGTATGTCCCAGCTCCAGTCCTGCCACTCCTCGGTGTCTCCAGCCTTGGTTCTGGTGGCCCTTAGACCTTCCCAACCGTGGTCCCAATGTCCCTGGTGTCCCCAACACCAGCCTTGGCACCCCTTGGTGTCCCCAGCTGTGGTTCTGGTGTCTCCTGACCTTCTCAACCGTCACCTTGATGTCCTTTGGTGTCCCCAGCTATGGTTCTAGCGTCTCATGACCTTCTCAACCATCACCTTGGTGTCCCCAACGCAATCCTGAGCACTCGGTGTCCTCAACCATGACCATGATGCCCTTTGGTGTCCCCAACTGTGGCCCTGGTGTCCCCTGACCTTCTCAACCATGACCTTGGTGTCCCCAACCCAATCCTGAGCGTTCCTTGGTGTCCTCAACCATCACCTTGGTGTCCCCAACCCAATCCCTGGGCTCCATGGTGTCCCCAACCATGACCTTGGCGTCCCTTTGCCCTTCTCAGCCCCACCCCCGCCATCCCTCAGTGTCCCCCCTGATGTCCCCCAGATCCATCCCCACTCACCAGCCACCTCCAGCCTCACGTGGACGCTCCGTGGGGCCCGCAGCGCCGCGTGGGTCACCAGGCAGCTGTAGACGTCGCCGTGGTGCTGGAGCCTGGCCGGGACCAGACGGATCCCGTTTCTCCGGCTGAAGGTGCCACCGGGCCCTTGACGGTGGCCCGTGGCCCAGGTCTTGGCCACCGTCTCCTCCAGGGGTAAGAGCGGCCCAGAggccccggcccggcgctgCCACCTCACCGCCACGTCCAGGGGGAAGTAGCCCGAGGTGTCGCAGAGCAGCTCGGCCGCCGAGCCCGGGGCCACCACCAGCGGGGGACGGGCGCAGGGTCACcgtggggggctctggggggggaCAGGAAGGGGAGGGGACACTGGGCTGGATACGACCTGGGACCATTATGGCCCTGAGGGACTGGGGACAGTCACTGAAAGGGCTGCAGATGGGGCTGGGGTGTTCCTTAAGGCCTGATCCCACCCCCAAGGGGTCCATATAGGACTGTGGACCGGTCCAATATGGTCATTACCACCCTATATGATACATCTGACCCCAGATATAACCGTGTAGGGCCCATTTAGGACTATGGACTGGTCCAATATGGTCTATAAGACCCTATATGATACATCTGCCCCCCAGTATAACCCTCCCAGCCTGGTCCTTTCCCCTGTATGGGCACTGAGGCACCAGTGCCACCCCTATAGGGTCCATACAGGACTATGGACCGGTCCAATATGGTCTATAAGACCCTATATGATACATCTGACCCCCAGTATAACCCTCCCAGCCTGGTCCTTTCCCCTGTATGGGCACTGAGGCACCAGTGCCACCCCCATAGGGCCCATATAGGACTATGGACCGGTCCAATATGGTCTTTACAGCCTCGTAGGATACATCTGACCCCCAGTATAACCCTCCCAGCCTGGTCCTTTCCCCTGTATGGGCACTGAGGCACCAGTGCCACCCCCATAGGGCCCATATAGGACTATGGACCGGTCCAATATGGTCTTTACAGCCTCGTAGGATACATCTGACCCCCAGTATAACCCTCCCAGCCTGGTCTTCTCCCTTTGATGAGCACTGAGGCACCAGTCCCACCCCCATAGGGCCCGTATAGGACTATGGACCGGTCCAATATGGTCTATAAGACCCCACATGGTACAAAAGCCCCCCAGTTTACCCCCCCCAGCCCAGTCCTTTCCCCTGTACGGCCACTGACCCAGCACACGGACGTGCAGGACCTGCTGCGCCTGTCCCCGCGGCAGGAAGACGGCGCAGATGTAGGTGCCCTGGTGGGACACGTGGAGGGGGTCGAGGCGCAGGGTGACGTTCCTGACGTGTCCCCCCGGCCCCCCGgctgtccccagcagcagctgcacccCGGGGGTGGCCTCGGGGGCGCTGGAGGTGGCCGAGTCGTAGGTGAGGAGGCGGCGGCCGGCGCCGCGGTGCTGCTGCCGCCACTCCAGGGCAAAGGGGCCCGGCGGGGAGGTGAAGGCGCAGTGGAGATCcaggggggtccctggggagcccCTCAGCTCCGGGGTCAGTGTGAACACTGATAGTGTGGCTGGGGGGGGACaaaggggacatgggggggacaggggagatgtggggggacaggggagagcagggactgcaggggtggggggacacagggatggggggtccctggggagcccCTCAGGGTGAACACCGACAGCGTGGCTGGGGGGGACAAAGGGGAcatggggggatgtggggggacaggggagagcagggactgcaggggtggggggacacagggatggggggtccctgggcagcccctcagGGTGAACACCGACAGCGTGGCTGGGGGGGACaaaggggggatgtggggggacAGGGGAGAGCAGGGACTGCAGCGgtggggggacatggggatggggAGTGCAAGGGACATTGGGGGACAaaggggacatggggggacCACAGGAGTGGGGGGGCCATAGGGGATGGTGGGGGATAGGGGTCAAATGTGGGGACATGGGGACCAGAAGGGACATGGGGAGGGACAAGGGGGGACATGAGGGGTACAAGGGGGGATGGGGGATATTTGGGGGCACCCCAGGGAcaaaagggacagggagggACACGGGGGGGACCCCGTAGGGACAAGGGGTAGATGGGGAGAccctgaggggacaagggggggGGGATATGGGGTGGGGGCACCTCGAGGTGACCCACGATGGGGtcccccagaccccctccctcccccccagtCTCTTACCAGTGACAGCAGTGGCGGTGGTGGGGgggctctgcccctgcagcagcgCCGTGACGCCGTAGCCGGGGGTCCCCAACGATGCCACCCAccaggacccccccaaacccagggGGCTGCGGGTGTGGAGCCCCAGAGAAGGCGCCCAGGGTGGGGGGGTGAGTGTCAGCACCGTGGGGCTCAGCTCGCATTTGGGGGGGGTCCAGGAGGGTCTCCATGCCCTGGTCAGGGTACCCCAGGGGTCTGTGGGGACAGGAGGGTGCTGACACacactggggagggggctctgaCCCCCCTCTCCCCGCCGAGGGGGCACGtgggggggttttttgggggggacaCACACCAGGGACCTACCAGTGACATCGAAGGTGCTGTTGGGGTCCTGGGAggtgttggggggtggggggggagggtcGGAGCCCCccctcagccacagcacagccGGCTTCTGGCTCAGAACCCCCCCCGGACCCAGGaggggacagagcagaggggggagaggggcaggggggCCCCCCGTGGGGGTCCCCAAATCCGCTGCCcccccctgcagcaggcagagccctgtGGGAGCAGCCGCCATCGTGGGGGGGGGGCAAAGAGGGTccctggggggaggggggatgttGGGGTCCTGGAATGTGGGGGAGGGGCGGGATGGGGGTTACCGAAGGAGTCTCGAGGTTGGGGGGGGTCTTGGGGAGGGGTCCCAAGGCTGTGGGTTGGGGAAGGGGCAGCGGGAGACGGTCCCGGGGTGGGTCCcacgctggggagggggatcACCGGGGAGGGGTCCCGTGGGGGGGGGTCCCActtggggggtcccagggagGGGAGTTTCGGTTGGGGGGGTGGTGTCCCAGGGTGGGGGGGCCAGGGGGAGGGGTCCCAGGTTGAGGGTGATGGGAGAGGGGGGTCCCGGGGTCTTGGatggggggtcctggggtgtgaggggaggggtccCGGGGGGAACGTCACCCCCAATTCTCACccgccagcagcagccccagccccggcccggccgccatcGCCCCTCGGCGCCGCTTTCACTTTCACTTTCACTTTCGCTCTCGCCCCGCCCCCAAAGCAGCGCGAGCCAGCGGCAGCGGGTCAATATTTATCGACGGGTAAAAAAAGCCACGAATCGACTCAAAATTACAAAaaaggggggttgggggggagaGAAGAGACACGAACGGCCGGCCCTGACCTGGGTGGGGGGCACCCACGGACCCCggggtggggttggggggggtAAATCAGGGGTCTGGGGGAGCACCCAGGGGTCTggggggtcctccatgggctcagggggctggggggggggttACCCAGGGGTCCTGGGCGCACtcaggggtctgggggggcaCCCAGGAGTCCAGGGGTCAACCAGGGGTCTGGGGGGCACCCAGGGGTCTggggggtcctccatgggctcaGGGGTCCGAGGGGGGCACCCAGGGGTCCGGGCAGCCCCCGGGTCATACCGTGGGGTGGGGGGTGACAGGGACAATTCTCTTGACACACACCAACATCATCACAGGGGGGGTGAGGTGGTGGGAGACCCAAGTTTGGGGGGGGATGTCACAACACAGGGAGCCAGGTGTCCAGGGGAGATGGGACCTGGGGGACCCTGagtgggacacacacacacacaca
This region of Colius striatus isolate bColStr4 unplaced genomic scaffold, bColStr4.1.hap1 scaffold_105, whole genome shotgun sequence genomic DNA includes:
- the TAPBP gene encoding LOW QUALITY PROTEIN: tapasin (The sequence of the model RefSeq protein was modified relative to this genomic sequence to represent the inferred CDS: deleted 1 base in 1 codon); this encodes MAAGPGLGLLLAGLCLLQGGAADLGTPTGGPPAPLPPLLCPLLGPGGVLSQKPAVLWLRGGSDPPPPPPNTSQDPNSTFDVTDPWGTLTRAWRPSWTPPKCELSPTVLTLTPPPWAPSLGLHTRSPLGLGGSWWVASLGTPGYGVTALLQGQSPPTTATAVTATLSVFTLTPELRGSPGTPLDLHCAFTSPPGPFALEWRQQHRGAGRRLLTYDSATSSAPEATPGVQLLLGTAGGPGGHVRNVTLRLDPLHVSHQGTYICAVFLPRGQAQQVLHVRVLEPPTVTLRPSPLVVAPGSAAELLCDTSGYFPLDVAVRWQRRAGASGPLLPLEETVAKTWATGHRQGPGGTFSRRNGIRLVPARLQHHGDVYSCLVTHAALRAPRSVHVRLEVAGAAGPGMEDVVGLFLVAFVLCGLWRWLNPPSLHPAPDPKKTN